From the genome of Phoenix dactylifera cultivar Barhee BC4 chromosome 17, palm_55x_up_171113_PBpolish2nd_filt_p, whole genome shotgun sequence:
TGCTGAGCCCAAAATAACCTTCATACACTGTAAAAAGAGTACCTAGGAGCGAAAGGCTGTTACCACAGCTAGAGGGAAACGAAGATGCAAAAGCTGAAAACTGAGCAAATTGTAGAAAGATCATCCTTACTTCTGGATCAATGGTTATAACTCATGAAATTAATTGACAAGGATGTAATTTAGTATAGGAAGGTGAACTTCCGCAACAaacagcaaaaaagaaaaatgagcgGAAGACGCCGGGTAAAGGGATGAAGCTTTCCCTTTTGGATTGCTGATCTGAACAACATAACAAGAAAAACACACATGTGCTCAAGATCCTTGGGTTAGTCTCTGCGTTTCTCCTTCGCCATCGAGCGTCTCCATGAGAAGGGGAGGTGCGCATTGTGCAGTCCCTTGATGCTCTTCTGCATCTTGGCAGAAGGAGAGGATGATTGTGTCGATCGACATCTCCACAACTGCAAAGAAGAGGGCTGCGACTATATAACCAAGGGCCCAGCATACCTACAGCAGAATGCATGCACATTTAATTTAGGTCTTCCTGGATGGCAGAACATGTCAGAGAGAGCATGTTTATTGCAAATTCTAATAAATTCAGCACAATTCAGTCCATGTGATGTTTGGTTGCTGAAGTTATTGCAGAAAGTGCTGAAGCCATCTGAAAGTCAACCCATAGATAAACAACACAAATGATCATGAGATAAGTGTAGTTGATTTGCCTGTCTTTGCTGCTTAAGTTCAAGTCATCTATGACAGACTCCACTAGTGTCTTGTCCACTTTAATGCCTTCCTCCTTTTTACTTCACTATTAAACTTAAATGTTTTGAAGGACTAGGTCTTGAATCCACCATGACAAGAGGCGTCAGTTACAAGTTTCTCTAGTTCCCTTGATTTTCAATTTCTGAAAAATTCCCATCTACCTCATCCTTATTTTTGCTACAAAAGGAGTTTCATCCTTGCCAAACTGATTTTAAGCCTGCTACTTTTGTGTCATACGACCTGACAATTATCTTATAGATAATATATAGTTAAAATATCTGATTAGTTTCAGCATACAAGTTTGATGGGGATTTCTCCACTAAGTTGTGTATCATGCATATTTATTGAATAGCAAACTATGCTTGCAAAAACAGCTTTTTAGATTCACTAGTTTGCTCGAATGACTTCTCCCTCCATTTTTTTCTGACTCGCATATGAGGTACTGTTAATTAACGCATGCAGTTTCCAAGAGGACATCCAAGTTAATGATGAAGATCAATCTGTTACATATGTTAGTTCCCCATTCATCAAACTTGCTTCCAAAATTTTCACTCAATTTCATGTCCACCTATCTATTCCTTAAATAATGATCTTACCGTCACAGAGTCAAAGAAACCCTCAACGACCTCTACTAACTTTTCAAGTGAAATATTTTATTCTAGCCTAGTTTTAAGGCATTAACTTACTGAACTCACTGATCAGTGGACTACCATCCCATCTAAAACAGCACCCCTACTTGCTATCTTTTTTCCTTTGCTGCTTCATGATTCTCCAGAATTTGTAAGCTCACTCATGGCTCATCTTTCCCGGTCAAAGATCAAGATAAAAGTCTTAAGTCAATTTCTACTATAAAAAGGTAGCTTTAAAAGAAGCAGcagtaatttttttaaagttcaGACAAACGGATGAAGGAAAAGTTAATTGCTACAAACTGGATTCAGGAGCCTTACCAGAACAGGGAACAAAGGGGATGAAATCCTGTTGTGGGCAGATTTATATTTGTGAGTGTCCAACATGAGGAATGCAAACAGTGCACAGAAGAGACTGACACACAACTTCCCAAGAAAGAGAATAACATCTCCAATGACATTCACTTTTCCTATGCGCAATATATTATTCATAATTAGACCTGTAGCAATTGCAGATGCTTTGCAGAACCCTTTGCCAGTAATGGCAATCTGTTTGAAATAAGCAAAATTGTCAGTTGTAATGCATGCAATTCAAAGGAAAGTGAGAAAACACAAATTCTGGAACTcattaaaaaagaaatcttGGTATCGATTGTCTTCATTATACTCAAAAGTTCCACATCGCAGGGGATTCACCAATATGGCATTGATATCAATAATAAGAATTAACTAAGAAGTTTCAAAGCCTCGAAAGATTTACTATTCAGGATTTTACAATTCTCCAGCTACTCTGTTATGAGGCACATTAAGACAACATAATAAACACTACCGAGTAATACTCAAACTCAGACTTTCTTCAATATTGTAAAATGCTGAAGAGTTTGTTGAGATTTTCAGACATGGAGACATCACTGCCTCCAAGTTTTCTTGTCTAAACTAAATTACCTGTTCTTTTTTTCATCAACATAGTATAACTAAAGCTTGCCATTTCTTCTAAACAAGAGGTTCAAATGCTAAAATGCAGTGTTAACCATGTGCCTGAAAAGCCCATTGATACTtaaaaatgcaaaggaaaatcAAATATAATCCAAATCTATAAATGTATTGATGCTTACATTTAAAGTCTCACCAAGATAAACCGTAGTGTATCAAAGTTACATAtaactataaaaggaaaccataAAAACAGGAAAAAAATTCAGACTTTATTTTGAAAAAGATGACAAAATTTTCCCGTGCGCCAGATGTAAATTACAGATTTAATCAGAACCTTACCATAATATATGCATTCCGATTCACAGAATTGATGGTCCAATCAATGCACCCTAGGCAGCACTGTGAAGAAGAGGACATCATTTTTCCCATACAGCTTACAGGAGCAGTATCTGCAAGTTTTAACCTGCGGCGGAGTGACTCAAGTATAAACCGAAACCATTCAACAATGGATACAACCAGTGAACCAAGAGCCACAGATCCGAGACTGTAACATAGAAGGCGCTTCATAGAAGAAAATACAGGGAGAAATGGAATCTCCTGCTTTAAGCAATGCAACATCAGCCACTAAGtcaaaaaggaaaggaagagaagtTCCTCTTTAAAAgtctaaaagaaacatttaagaTAGGTTTACACAATGCACAGCCCTACATTTCTTTTCCATGTTTTCACCTTTCTGCCTCATAGTATTGCCaatgttaagaaataaaataaatcatattATTTCAACATATACTATACGCCCTGCACACACATAAAAGTGGAAGAAAGAATTTTGGCTACCCACATAGGCATTGACTTATACAACGTAAATTGTGTAGCTATCTTTATAAGTAGATAACGTAAAATGAAGAATAAGATTTCTTGCTATAACCCACCTGGAATTCAGTTACTTCAGTAAATAAAGTACATCTACaatttcaagaaaaacaaagaaatcctTGAATTCCGTGTCCATATAAACGAATCAAAAGGTTTACCAAGCATTAAAAAGCCCATATGTGAATTGACTTCATTCTCAGATATCAACGAAGTACTCTTataaaaaagttcaaaaaaaaaagaagctaaatTGACTAAATGATCAGATAATGATTGGAGCAATTAAGAAAGTCGCTCGATACTATGTAAGGCTTTCCCTCTGGAGAAACCTCCAAGAAACATTACCATATTTTTGGCAAAATATACCCAAAGTGAGTTTATTTTAGGCCTCCTAATTTTCTAACTTTACAAGCATGTACATGAGCCCCATACAGCTTTCAGGTACATAATTTTACTTACCGAAATTTCACCACGAGCCCAGTAATAAGAGGCAACTGATCCAGCAATAACAGTTGACGAGCATGCAATGATGAACTGAGTTGCCCAGTAACACCCAAATAGGTGAAAAAGGATGGAGATTCCAATATGGGGGGTGTAATGGATGCTGTAGCCACAACAACTATCACAATTCACCCTGTTGGACTTAAGGTCATATGAACAGCAATTGGCATTGCAATCATTTCTGATGATCTCACCAGAGCTGAAAAGATGGAGTGCAGCAGAAAACCAAAACATATAGAAGATTGCAAGGATAGAATATGGCAAAATTGGAAAAACAATAAGAGCCTGAACTTCGCCTATGACCTTTGCAGCAACCTGCATACAGATTACAGAGGTTAGACATTGATTTAAGTGATCCGACTAGACCTTTTCTACAGATGCATTAAGAAGATACTAACAATATCATTTTTTTCAATCcactgtttttaagaaattatcAAGTCGACTTGGTATTGCCAGCTCGAAAGAGCAAGCAAAAGtcttaatttataaatttagaACAATATTCCATTTCCAAAGTGCACGCATGTTTTCAGCTCGATGCATCTGTGTTAAATAAAGGAAGCGTAGAAAGGCCCTACGTATATGGGCACCTGTGTTAAGTGATATTACAGTTGACAGGTAGTTTATACACTATGCTTACCTTCAGAACAGATGTTGCTATAAGAATACGGCGGACAATGGCTATTGAAGAAAGAAATGTGATGATCATTACAACCGTCATAAGAACAGCTACAGCACGAATGTGATTTATTTCCTGGAATAAAATCAGGTGGTAAGCCAGAGGAGAGCAAGTTTTCCTTAACAATTATGCTTACTGGTACAAACTTACCCTCCCACTTATGTTGACATATGGATCACTTTCATCAATGACAACTGAGATGGCATCATGTCCAATCCATCCAGCTAAAAACATGAAGTGGTTGATAAGAAGCAGTGATAAGTCATACAACATGCATCTCTTAAAATAAATACACAAACAAGAAACTCTCATTCAAAATGAAATTTTCATAGTTGAGGCCAAAAGACCTAATCACCTAAGGGTAATAAATAAAAACAACTAAGTTTTCACTAAGACCTGGGATGTATCTTCTTCATCGATCATTTGTTCTCAGGTATCTTAGCATGCTAATATTTACTAGTCTTGGAAACAGAAAATGCATGTTAAAAAGCATGCTGGTCAAGACTAACCTGAACGATCAATGGGTTAACCAAAAAGAATAGTTCAACTAACTAAAAAATCAATTGTTAAACTATGCCAAACATGATCTAGGTTCCAACTTTAGATGGTGTTAAACTCGAATCATGTTCCAAACACCGAAAAGGACACTATAAGATTTTTCAGCTCAATCCAGTAGGAAAATCTAAACAAGCCCTTAGTGTGATGGACGCTTCTATTTTGCACCACAACAGAGATGAAGGTAAAATTGAGTGTATAAGATGAATTTGCAGCAATCAGTGATCATGGGAAAGACATTCTTTAATTTGGTGTTTCTT
Proteins encoded in this window:
- the LOC103721863 gene encoding choline transporter protein 1-like isoform X1, coding for MGDGIIRHNRKCRDLVFLVIFIAFWVAMIVNSSFGFNQGNPVRLTYGLDYKGNVCGNKHANPDLRELEVRYWLNPNQVYQSGLKSSHFSLADAKSICLMECPIPSEDGLNFICDYPEGDIRLSVDDWIDRDYDYFEFLTPEMRNSSLQLQGPCYPIIFPSVNVYWSCQFIARPSNISLRHWQQMGGVTIEENILIDKTIHRAINSPSAVLKRYVADIGKAWPVLIVCGGILPLFLSVIWLLMIRHFVAGMTWITVILFNALIISVTMFYYTKAGWIGHDAISVVIDESDPYVNISGREINHIRAVAVLMTVVMIITFLSSIAIVRRILIATSVLKVAAKVIGEVQALIVFPILPYSILAIFYMFWFSAALHLFSSGEIIRNDCNANCCSYDLKSNRVNCDSCCGYSIHYTPHIGISILFHLFGCYWATQFIIACSSTVIAGSVASYYWARGEISEIPFLPVFSSMKRLLCYSLGSVALGSLVVSIVEWFRFILESLRRRLKLADTAPVSCMGKMMSSSSQCCLGCIDWTINSVNRNAYIMIAITGKGFCKASAIATGLIMNNILRIGKVNVIGDVILFLGKLCVSLFCALFAFLMLDTHKYKSAHNRISSPLFPVLVCWALGYIVAALFFAVVEMSIDTIILSFCQDAEEHQGTAQCAPPLLMETLDGEGETQRLTQGS
- the LOC103721863 gene encoding choline transporter protein 1-like isoform X2 encodes the protein MECPIPSEDGLNFICDYPEGDIRLSVDDWIDRDYDYFEFLTPEMRNSSLQLQGPCYPIIFPSVNVYWSCQFIARPSNISLRHWQQMGGVTIEENILIDKTIHRAINSPSAVLKRYVADIGKAWPVLIVCGGILPLFLSVIWLLMIRHFVAGMTWITVILFNALIISVTMFYYTKAGWIGHDAISVVIDESDPYVNISGREINHIRAVAVLMTVVMIITFLSSIAIVRRILIATSVLKVAAKVIGEVQALIVFPILPYSILAIFYMFWFSAALHLFSSGEIIRNDCNANCCSYDLKSNRVNCDSCCGYSIHYTPHIGISILFHLFGCYWATQFIIACSSTVIAGSVASYYWARGEISEIPFLPVFSSMKRLLCYSLGSVALGSLVVSIVEWFRFILESLRRRLKLADTAPVSCMGKMMSSSSQCCLGCIDWTINSVNRNAYIMIAITGKGFCKASAIATGLIMNNILRIGKVNVIGDVILFLGKLCVSLFCALFAFLMLDTHKYKSAHNRISSPLFPVLVCWALGYIVAALFFAVVEMSIDTIILSFCQDAEEHQGTAQCAPPLLMETLDGEGETQRLTQGS